One Acetobacter oryzoeni genomic window, TCACGCGGGTTTCACCATCATGTACCCATACCTGTTCCAGAAGCACAACTTCTTCGTAGAACTTACGAATACGGCCTTCGACCATCTTTTCGATGATAGCTTCTGGCTTGCCGGAAGCGCGGGACTGTTCGATCAGCACTGCGCGTTCACGTTCAACTTCTGCCGGATCAAGGCTGGAAACATCCAGAGCAGAAGGACGTGTGGCAGCAACATGCATACCAACCTGACGGCCAAGCTGTTCGATAGCTTCATCAGCTGTCGGAGCTTCAACGGCGGCCAGAACACCAATCTTACCCAGACCGGGGCGCAGCGCACCATGCACATAGGTTGCCACAACGCCAGACGGCACAGTGAACACACGAGCCCGGCGCAGGGTCATGTTTTCACCAATGGTCGCAACCAGATGCGTCAGCTCATCAGCAACTGTGCGGCCGGTTTCAAGCGTGGCAGCCTTAATGGCTTCCAGATCTTCACCAACCTTCAGCGCAACTTTAGCAACGGATTCCACAAAGTTCTGGAAGGATTCGTTACGAGCCACAAAGTCGGTTTCGGCATTCACTTCAACCATCGCAGCCACTTTGTCTGCAGAAGCAACGCCTACCAGACCTTCAGCAGCAACACGGCCAGATTTTTTTGCCGCAGCAGCAAGACCCTTGGTGCGCAGCCAATCAATAGCGGCTTCAATATCACCGTTGGCTTCGTTCAGTGCTTTTTTGCAGTCCATCATGCCTGCGCCGGTTTTTTCGCGCAGATCCTTGACCAGTGCAGCTGTAATTGCCGCCATAATTCCATACTCCTTGAAAAACCCGAACGCGCCCACTCAGGGGCGCGAACCGGAATATTCCATGGCCTGCCAATGCAGGCATTCATGCAGGAAAAAACAGCCCGGCATGATAACCGGGCTGTTTGTGTATTCCGTTAGCTTGCAGCCGGTGCTGGAGCTTCTGCTGCAGGGGCAGCAGCTGCCGGAGCAGCTTCAAGAGCAGGCTCAACAGGCAGTTCTTCAGCAGCGCCGATATCCTGACCGGAAGCACCCAGTTCTGCGGAAATACCGTCCAGAACTGCGGAAGAAACCAGATCACAATACAGGCCGATAGCGCGGATGGCATCATCGTTACCCGGGATCGGGAAGGTTACGCCACGCGGATCGGAGTTGCTGTCCAGAATGGCCACAACCGGGATACCCAGCTTGTTGGCTTCTTCAATAGCCAGCTTTTCCTTATTGGTGTCGATCACGAACAGGATGTCCGGCAGGCCACCCATTTCCTTGATCCCGCCCAAAGAGCGTTCCAGCTTGTCGCGCTGGCGGGTCATGTCCAGAATTTCTTTCTTGGTCAGACCAGCTGTTGCGCCGTCCAGCGTTTCTTCAATGCCACGCAGGCGCTTGATGGAGCCCTGAATGGTCTTCCAGTTTGTCAGCATACCGCCGAGCCAGCGGTGGTTGACGTAATACTGACCGCAGCGACGTGCAGCTTCTGCGATCGGATCCTGCGCAGCACGCTTGGTGCCAACAAACAGAACGCGGCCACCACCGGCAACAGTGTTGCGGATAGCCTGCAGAGCGCGATCAAGCAGGCCAACGGTCTGCTGCAGATCAATGATATGAACCTGGTTGCGCACACCGAACAGGTATGGCGCCATGCGCGGGTTCCAGCGACGGGTGTGGTGACCAAAGTGAACACCAGCTTCCAGAAGCTGACGAAGGGTAAAATCAGGCATCGCCATAAGCGTATTCCTACCTTTCTGGTTATTCCTCCGCGAGGGGTTACCCTGCCAGACAGACAGAGCACCAGATGGTGTTTTCCTCGCGTGCGTTATGCTCCCGGCCTTGACCGAGCGCGGCTCTTATGGCCGTTTTTTTGCGCCCGGACAAGACAAAAAACACTGTTTATTAAGCTGCGTCTTCTGATTGGGAGGCTGTTTCCACCGGATGCGCGTATTTGTTGGGCACACCGCTACGTGCCAGCAGAGCACGAAGTGACTTTACAACTGGGAACACTTCAACGTTGTGGTCCCCACCCAGTTCGCGCCATGCATTCTGTTCCATTTCCACAATTTCACGATCTTCTTCAAAGATGCGGTGTGTAAAAATACCCAGTGCAGGCCATGCCAGATTGAGCAAGAAGTTCCATTTGGGTTTTTTAACAGAAAGCAGACCAAATGCCTGTGTAACCTGCTGCGTTTCGCCCAGCGGCACATAGGATGTCCACAGATCCATAATCAGATCACCATCCTTATCGTGGATCTGCAGAGTCTGATATGGATAGGTCGTGCGGATGGACACAACTTCTTCAACCGGCTGTTCGCGGCCTTCAAAATCATGGTGTTTGCCAAAAATCAGGGCTTCTGCAAGCGGCTGATTGCCACCTTTACGGGCAAAGCTGTAGCGTGCTTCCAGGAAGTCATCACCCTTGTCCTGCCCCAAAAAACGGGCCGTGATGGAACCCATCTGCCGGCGGTGCAGGAACTGATGGTTCATGTCCATCAGGTTTTCATGCATGAAGGTATAGTGGCATTTCAGGCGTGGGCTGAACATGCGGGTTTTGTATTCCGGGTTACCCACTTGCGCCACATCAGGCACGGGAACCTTATCTGCCAAAGCCGGATCACCGGGAAAGATAAAGATCAGGCCGCTTTTTTCACGGCAAGGGTAGGATTTAACCGGGCGCCCCACCCCTTCTTTATTCAAATAAGGTACGGTCACGCACTTGCCGGCGCGATCAAATGCCCACCCGTGGTAGCAGCATTTTACGCAGCCCTTATCATCTACAACCCCTTTGCTCAGCGGCACCTGCCGATGTGCGCAACGGTCTTCCAGCGCATAGACAGGCCCATATTCAGGGCGAATAAGTGCAATGGGGTGCCCCGCATAGCGTGCGGCAAATGCTTTGCCGGGGCGCACTTTATGCGACCACGCCACAGGGTACCAGAAATTAGGATCACAATCGATCTGCCGAAGATCATAATGCGGCGTATTCGAACCGTCCGCCTGTTTGCCCTTGGCCTCTTCCACCAGCATGACGTCACCCTTTCAGAATCCAACAAGGCCGATGCAGCAGGAACAACATCACCTTTAAAACATGCCTATGCCCACGTGCTCCCCAGTGCCGAATTACGGAACCATCAGAGCAAACATGGGCGGGGATGACGCCTTCAAGATATTGAAGCTGCTTTTTGCTCAGCCCTGCCGCGCCATCACATAGGTGGGAAGGCTAGCCGATTTTACACGCTGCGCCCAGATGCAAACAGCCAACCAAGCTGTGCACTGGCCGCAACGGTCCTATCCTGCCAAGCCACATGCCTAACAGGATATCTGGTCTTCATTGCATTATTGTGGTGCGTGATTTTCTTGCAAATGCGTAGAAGACGGCTGATTGTTACCGGGGATTGTTTCACTTGGGCTTTCCATAACCCCATTTTTTTTGTCGTGCTGGCTATGGTGCGGATGGTATTCTTTAACCGGGTGGGCTGGGTGTTTTCCATCGTTCGAAGGCGGTTGCGTGCCCGGTTGCTCATCTACCGTGCGCGGATTGCTCCATAGCTTTTTAGATGGATCAACATGCTCACCATTTGGCCCTACCGCTGCCTTTGATGGAGGCTGCCCCTGTTGGGAGGCTGCACCCTCTGCTGTAGGTGGCGTGCCACTATTATCTTGAGCCATAGCCAATGCCGGCATCACGCTTAAAGACGCACCAAGCAGCATGGAAGTGAAAATTTTCTGCATGGGACACTCCTTTGGAATAAAATGATGTATCCCGTTTTCCAACGCCAACAATTTGGAAGAGTTGCAAAATTTTATTTTTCCAGAATATCCCTTATTTTTCGGTAAGATTCTGGATGATATGCAATCTGCTTTCCATCCAAATGCGTCACAACACGCAAGGAAAGACTGTTGGTTAAATAAACACCCTGCGCTTTTACAATATCTGTGTAAGTGACCACGCGCTCCTGCACTACTCCTGCATCCAGCAACAGCCTGCGCGCAATCCCCGGCAAAACACCTTCTGTAACTGGAGGAGTTATCAGCCCTTCTTCTGTTTGCACAACAACATTACTGATTGTACTTTCTGCTATACGCCCCTGCATATTCAGCAAAAAAGCATCATCACACCCTTTACGGTCAGCTTCCTGCCTTGCCACAACTCCAGGCAAATAACTTAACGACTTAATGCGAGAAAGTGGCGAGCGCTCATCCCGTCGCACCAGAGTGCTCACACACATACGCACAGACTGCTCTCTAAAATTGCCCGCAGTTCCTGTTATAAAAACCGTTGGTTTGCAGTGTTCTGGTGGCAACAAACCGCGTGGCGCGACCCCACGTGTGACAGTCAACCGAATAGAACCATTCTCAAACCCTGCTTGTGCCAAAAACTCTTGCACAGCCTGCAAAGCATCGTCTTGTGTTGGCACAGGCATATCCAAAACCCATGCACCATTACAAAGACGCTGATAATGCAATATAAAATGCAAAACCGTTTTGTTTTTAACCCGCAGAGTTTCGAATAACCCGTCTCCTAATGTCACGCCCCGATCCAGAGGGCTGATAGTGGCTTGTTCAGCGGGATATATTTTTCCGTTTAACCAAACAACACTCATTCCTGCCCCCAGAACTTCTGAAACGGCGCAAATTTCAGACGCATTTCTTCATATTCTTTTTCTGGATCAGACAGAATGGTTACACCACCGCCAACACCAATACTCAGGCAATTTTTAAAGCGTTCCAAACTACGGATAATCACGGAGCTATCCATGCTGCCATCTGCCCCAATACAAAACACCGTGCCACAATATGCACCACGAGTTGAGGCTTCCAACTCATCTATAATCTGCATCGCCCGATATTTTGGGGCCCCTGTTACAGACCCCGGCGGCAGGGTTACTTTTAAAAGATCAAAAACATCTTTGTTAGGCAGCAACTTTCCGCGAACCTCTGATACCAGATGATGCACGTGCGGAAACTGCTCCACCTCCAACAAGTCTGGCACATGCATGCTGCCTATTTGCGCCATGCGGCCAATATCATGCCGCATAAGATCAACTATCATCAGGTTTTCGGCGCGTTCTTTTTCATCATGTAGAAGCGTTTTACGCCAAAAAGCATCTTCTTCCGGCGTTTGCCCACGTGGTGCCGTGCCCTTGATAGGCCGCGATGATACACAACCATTCGCGTCCACTTTCAAAAACCTTTCTGGAGAGGCAGAAAGTAACGCAAAATCTGGCCCGCATGACAAATACGCAGCAAAAGGTGCCGGTATTTGTTGCCGCAATGCACGATACACCTCAACACTTGGCAGAGATTCATCTATTTCCGCTGTATGCCGACACGTTATATTCGCCTGAAAAATATCTCCTGCGGCAATATAGTCCCGCGTTTGTGCAATGCTCTGACAATAAGCATGATGGCTTTGATCTGCCACAAACTGCGTGGTTGTAAGTATCTTACATAGCGCAGCATGCTCAGGAAGCTTATTCCACTCACTTATCGACTGCGCTACATGTGCAGAATCTGCAAAGAATTTTGACGTTCCTGCAAGAAACACACGTTTTTCAAAGCGATCCCAAATAAAAGCATGATCATACACGCCCGCTGCCAATAAGGGCGTATTTTGATCTTTATGCCGAGAGAAAACGCCCTCCAGCATCATTCCCGTTTGATAACTGGCAAAGCCAACAAGACCACCCCAGAATGGAATATCTTGCGGGCGCGTTCTATTCGCTCCTTCTTTTAATTCATTATGAAAAACACGCAGGGTTTCAAAAACATGACCAGCTGAAACAAAAGGTTGTTTTGTACCGTCCACTTCTATTTCATAAGGCCAAGCCACCACTGTATGGCATGGCCTATGGCAAAAAATCTGCCATCGGCTCCGATTGTCTATCTTTCCGCCACTATCCAGAAAAGCACACCACGGCTGATTGCCCCATACCGATAAAACGGCATCAGGGTTCTTCCATTGCAATTCCCTTATCTGAACCAATGTCAGACCTGTTCCACCCGTGAAACACCAGAAAGCGTGCGCAGCCTTTGCCCCAACACGGGCGTAACCTTATAGCGTCCACGCAACCGCACTTCTACATCACAACTATCTGCAACACCTGGCAGCAGAACAATCCGTCCTGCCCCGCCCTTTTGTGGTTCCAGAATAGCTTGTAAATCTGGCAAGGCATCTGGCTTTTCCAACCAAACACGCATTTCGCTTTGCCCTTGCGCAGCGGCGGCTTCCAAATCCACAATATCTGTCGCGGTAAGGCGTAGGGCTTCCCCTTCCAGCTTTAAATCAGCTGTTACGAGAATAGCCGTGCCCGCCACCAGAATATCGCGCACACGCGTCAGCACTTCCGAAAAAACAGTTACTTCGCAGCCGCCAGATGCATCGGAAAGGCGTACCCATGCCATTTTGTTACCCGTGCGTGTGGGACGTTCCTTTTTATCCACTACACAGCCAGCAATTTTAACACGCCCGCCGCCAAGCTCCGCCGCAGTTAACAACTGCGATGTGCGCGTAACCCCCAGACGACGCAGTACCGAACCATACGCATCCAGCGGGTGGGCTGTCATATGGAAGCCAATAGCTTCGGCTTCCATCGCCAGACGCTCAAACTCTGGCCAATCATGCCCTTCCACTAACCGCAAGGGCTCAACTTCACCCGGCCCGCCAAACAACCCAATCTGGCCAGAAGCAGCCTCCTGCGCCTGGCTATGGGCCCGCCGCAAGATAACATCTGCTGACCTGAAAACGCGTGCCCGGTTTTTATCAATACATTCAAACGCACCAGCTTTTGCCAGATTTTCCAACTGCATCCGGTTGATGTGCTTCGGGTCAATACGGATTGCAAAATCCGCCAGATTTTTAAAGGGTTTTTCTCCCCTTGCATCTACCAGTGCTTCCATTGCGCCATAGCCAACCTTTTTAATAGCAGCCAGCGCATAACGGATAGCATATGTGCCATCTGGTTGTTTTTCTACCGAGAAATCAGCTTCTGATTTATTGATATTCGGCGGTAGAACAGCAATGTGCATGCGCTCTGCTTCCTGCCGCAAAGCAGCAAGTTTTTCTGTACGCTCCCGCGCCAGAGACATACAGGCTGCCAAAAAGGCTACTGGGTGGTTAGCCTTCATCCATGCTGTTTGGTAGGAAACAAAAGCGTAAGCTGCAGCATGGGATTTATTAAAACCATAGTCTGCAAACTTGGCCATGAGGTCAAACACCTCAACGGCTTTATCACGGTCAATCCCGCGTTTGGTTGCGCCTTCTGTAAAGATTTCGCGCTGGTGATCCATTTCTGAACGGATCTTTTTACCCATAGCTCGGCGTAGCAAATCTGCGCCACCCAGACTGTAGCCAGCCATTTTCTGGGCAATCTGCATAACCTGTTCCTGATAGACCATAATGCCATAGGTCTCTTCAAGAATATCACGGATTTCCTCGTGCGGGGGTTCCCATGCCTCACCGTGTTTTCTGCGGCAGTAATCGGGAATATTGGCCATTGGGCCGGGGCGATACAGCGCCACAGCAGCAATAAGATCTTCTATTCGGGTGGGGCGCATCTGCTTGAGAACATCGCGCATGCCCGCGCCTTCAAACTGGAACACGCCGGCGGTATCACCCCGCCCCAGCATTTCATACGTTTTGGGGTCATCCAACGGTATGTGGCTGATATCCACATCCTTGCCCATTCGGCGGATAAAATCGACACCCCGTTTGAGAATGGTAAGTGTTGTTAAGCCAAGAAAGTCGAACTTGACGAGGCCTGCCTGCTCAACAAACTTCATGTTATACTGGGTAACCAGCGTATCACTTTTGGGGTCTCGGTACAGCGGCACAAGCTGCACAAGCGGCCGATCCCCAATAACCACACCCGCCGCATGCGTACTGGCATGACGGAAAAGCCCTTCCAGCTGCTGGGCAATTTCCAGCAACCTGCGCAGGGCCTCATCATTATCACGCATTTCCTGCAGCTTAGGCTCGCCTGCAATAGCTTCCTTCAGGGTAACCGGCTTGGCTGGGTTGTTGGGAATAAGCTCTGCCACACGGTTAACCATACCGTATGGCAGGCCCAGCACGCGCCCAACATCGCGCACAGCAGCACGCGCTTGCAGCTTACCGAAGGTAATAATCTGCGCAACGCGATCTGCCCCATATTCACGCCGCACATAGGCAATCACTTCGTCTCGCCGGTCCTGACAGAAATCGATATCAAAGTCAGGCATGGAAACGCGTTCTGGGTTTAGAAAACGTTCGAACAGCAGATTGAACGGAATAGGGTCAATATCCGTAATGGTAAGCGCCCATGCCGCCAAGGACCCCGCACCAGAACCACGGCCCGGCCCAACTGGAATGCCATGCGCCTTGGCCCACTGGATAAAGTCCGCCACGATCATGAAGTAACCGGGGAACCCCATCTTGGAGATAATATCCAGCTCGAAACGTAAACGTTCCTTGTATTTTTCTACGGTTTCGGCATCCAGCTTCATACTGGATATGCGGCGTTCCAACCCTTCCCACGCCATGGCGCGCAGGGTTTCATCTTCTGTCGCGCCTTCTCTTACCTTAGGGCAAACGGGCAGAAGTGGTTTGCGGGTTTCTACTTTAATGGCGCAACGGCGCGCAATTTCTAATGTGTTGTCACACGCATCTGGCAGATCGGCAAAAAGTGCGCGCATCATTTCCGGCGGCTTGAACCAATGTTCCGGCGTAACGCGGAAGCGATCTTTTTCCGCCATGGTGCGCCCTTGGGCAATGCACAACAGAGCATCCTGCGCTTCGTACATTTCTGGCGTAGGAAAAAAGCATTCATTGGTGGCCACCAAAGGCAGCCCGAACCGATCTGCCAATGTGAGCACGCCCGGTTCCACGGCTTTTTCAATAGCCAGACCATGCCGGTGCAATTCTACAATCAGCCTGTCTCCAAATGCCTCATGCACATGGGACAGCCATTTTTCAGCGTCTTCCGTTTGCCCTTCCGCCAGCATCTGGAACAGTGGCCCACGTGTACCACCGGTTAGCAGCAGCAGCCCCTCTGCTTTTTCACACAGCAGGTCTAGCGAGACAAAAGGATCTGCCGGATCTGAGTTCTGAAACCCGGCTGAAGAAAGAAACTGGAGATTGGCCAACCCTGCCTCGTTCTGCGCCAGAAGCACGACAGGCTCAGCTGGAGAGCCGGGTTTGTCATTACGCGCAGGCAGGCCAATCTGGCTGCCAATAATGGGCTGAATACCGCTTTTTGTACAATACTGAGAAAATTCCAACGCCCCGAACAAATTACCTGAATCAGCAATGCCCACAGCAGGCATATGCATTTCCTTCGCCAGCCCCACAATATCGGGCACACGAATGGCCCCCTGGCTGAGCGAATAGGCAGAATGAACACGAAGGTGGACGAAATCAGCGTAAGACATGCGCCTTTATAGCACAGACTTGGGCCTTTTCACTCTGCCTAAAAGCTCTGTTTTGGCTTGCCTGGATATGCATGAAAGAGACCCTCCCCAGAAGGCTTTCTGGTCAGTTCTGGCAGTAAGACAGTTTCAACGATACATTGCAGCCCAACAAAGCTTGGCGCTGTGTTCCGGCTTGCAAAATTACTGACCGTTCAGGACTTCCATTATGCAGATTATAAAAACCAAAGCAGAACTGGCCGCTTTAAGTTCCAGTTGGCAGAAAGAGGGTCAAACTATTGGATTTGTGCCAACTATGGGTGCACTTCATGCAGGCCATCTTTCACTCATCAACGCGCTGGATGGCAAAGCCTCTCGTCGGATTGTATCCATTTTTGTAAACCCCATTCAATTCAATAACACCAGTGATTTCCAGCATTACCCACGTGGGCTGGAAGACGATGCCTCCTTGTTGCGCAAGACTGGCAAAGTGGATGTGCTTTATGCGCCGGATGAAAGCCAGATGTACCCACCCGGCTTTGCAACTCGCATAAGTGTTTCCGGGCTGGACAACATGCTGTGTGGAGGAGACAGACCCGGCCATTTTGATGGCGTTGCCACAGTGGTCACCAAGCTGTTTTTACAAACACGCGCCAATATCGCGGCTTTTGGTGAAAAAGACTATCAGCAGCTCTGCCTCATCAAACGCATGGTGCAGGATCTGGATTTACCAGTGGATATACTGCCCGTGCCGACCTTGCGGGAAACAGACGGGCTGGCGCTTTCATCCCGCAACCGCAGGCTTACTCCAGAACAACGCCAACAGGCCGCTCTGCTGCCCCAAGCCTTGGCAGCATGCCTTGCAGCCATGAAGAATGGTACAAGCGTAGAAAGCAGCTTAGACACATGCCGTGAGACATTGAAGAAAGCGGGCTTTTACGTCCATTATCTGGAACTCCGCCATGCGGAAAATCTGGCACCCGCCCCTATTGCAGGCAAAGGTACGCGCCTGTTTGTGGCTGCCAGCCTAGGGAGCATTCGGCTTATTGATAATATGCCGTTTGCCTAACACTTTCCTCAAGACTCTATTCACAACAGCAAAGAGCCCAAAATCATGAGCATTAAACGTCTTGCCCCTGAAGAACGTCTGACAGGCGCCGTTGTTCATAATGGCCTGGTTTATCTAGCCGGCCAGATTGCCGACGATTCCTCGTTGGATGCTGAAGGCCAAATGGCTGATATTCTACGGCAAGTAGATGCCTTATTGGCTGAAGCAGGCACAGATAAAAGCCATCTTATTTCTGTTCAGATCTTTTTGGCTGACATGAATGATATGGCTGGCATGAACCGTGCATGGGATGCGTGGCTAGACAGAAACAACAAACCAGCCCGCGCAACGGTAGAAGCCAAACTGGCTGACCCCACATGGAAAGTGGAATTAACCGGTATTGCCGCATTGCCTCAGCCGTAATTGTGTTTAGGTGGGCAGTTGTTTTAACAGCTGCTCACAACACAAGCCTACACGCAAAACAAATGCTCTAAGGCATTGCTGCATTTTATAAATTTTAGAAGGAAATAAGGCTGGCTCCCGAAGTAGGACTCGAACCTACGACCCAGCGATTAACAGTCGCTTGCTCTACCAACTGAGCTATTCGGGACCAGCGAGGGAGCATATAGCTAACCTAAATCGCGCCGTAAACCCCCTTTTTTATTTTTTTTCATATTCCCTCCATCACTCATAAAGCGACAGACACAGCAAGACATAGTAAACCTACAAAAATGAGCGCCCAAGGTCCTTCCCAAACACGTCGTAACCTCCTGCTTGCTGGCATGGGCGGTATTGCCGCCATTGGTGGAGGAACCTTTCTGGCAACACGTGGCAAACATCATCCACACAAACAGCCAGATGGCACTTATCGGCAGATCAAAATAGGTTGGCCCAATTCTGGATCGGCACCCGTATTGGCTGTCGCCGCGCAAAAAGGGTTTTTTGCGCATTATAGCCTGGATGTAGATTTACCCTTTGCCACCATTAATGGAGAAGACACCATTAATGCACTGGCCAGAGGTGACATTCCCTACGCCGTAGCCCCTGCCCTTACGTGGCTCAGGCATCTTTATGCAGGGCTTAATGCGCAACTGCTGATTGGTGTGCAGCCCGGCAACTTCCGCCTGCTCGTGCGCCGCAGTAGCCATATTACACGGCTGGACCAGCTTATGGGCCACACAGTAGCCGTTATGGACCAGAACGCGGCAGATAAGCTGTTTTTTGCCATCATGATGCGTCGGAAGGGATTGGACGCCATGAACCGCATCAACTGGCTGGACTTGCCGCTCCCGCAAATTGATGATGCCGCACGCAACCAAAGAATTGATGCTGTTGTCGCGCATGATTATCAGGCTTGGTGGCTGCTCCAATCATTCCCTGATCTGTTTATTGAACTGGCTGGCAGCAACACAGGCCATTATGCCGAGCGCACAAGCATGGTGCTTGGTGCCTCCAGCTCTGTGCTACAGGATGACCCGGATGCAGCCATTGCCCTTGTGCTGGCCCTGCGTGATGCCGCCCGATGGACAGACACCCACCGCGATGATGCCGCAACCCTGATTGCCCCGGATGTTTCGGATCTTTCTGCTGCCAGCATACGCGCAATGCTACACAGCGAACCAGCTATCCGGCCTGTTATTGGTAAATCATTACGCGATCAACTGGCGCAGTATTGTGATGAACTGCAACTGGTAGGGCTGCTACCCGAAACGGAAGACAGCACGGCACTTGCTCACCATTACGCCCGCAACGTTTTAAAAGAATAATAAAAACGCAGGACTTAGTCTCAAATAAGCCTGCGTTTTTACTTAAAAGCCTTACTGCAAGCCTTCTACAAACTGAGCAATACGCTGGCAGGCCTCTTGCAGTGTTTCATCTGCCGTTGCGCAGGACAGGCGCAAATAAGGTGAATGCCCAAAGGCGCTTCCCGGCACGGTGGCTACAAAAGCCTCTTCCAGCAAGGCCAGTGCAAAGTCATGGTCTGTTTCCAGCCGTTTGCCTGCTGCTGTCGTGCGGCCAAGGCACCCAGCAACACCCGGATACGCATAAAACGCACCATCTGGCATAGCACAGGTAAAGCCCGGAATAGCGCGCAAGGCTTCCACCACCATCCGGCGGCGGCGGCCATATGTTGCCACCATTTCCTGCACCAGATCTGCCGGGCCATCCAAGGCAGCAGCAGCTGCTGCCTGCGCTATGGAACACACACCAGACGTGGCATTGCCCTGAACACCCCGCATGGTGGCAATAAGATCTGCCGGACCACCCGCAAAACCAACGCGCCAGCCTGTCATGGCATACGCTTTGGAAACACCGTTGAGGGTAATGGTACGGTCTTTCAGATCAGGCGCAACCGCCGCGATGGATGCTGATTTTGCACCATCAAACACCAGATGTTCGTAAATCTCATCTGAAAGTATCCAGATATCTGGATACTGCCGTAGCACTTCCGCAATAGCGCGCAGATCCTCCGCTGAGCACACACCACCTGTTGGGTTATTGGGGAAGTTCAGCACCACCCAACGCGTGCGAGGTGTTAGCACTTTTGCCAGTTCATCTGCCTTCAGGCGAAAGCCGTCTTCCTCCCGGCAGGAAACATAAACAGGCGTGCCACCAAACATACGGGCAATAAGCGGATAGCTCACCCAGTAAGGTGTGGGCACCACCACTTCATCACCCGCATTCAGCGTGGCCATGAACGCATTAAAAATAACCTGCTTGCCACCGTTGGAGACCATAATCTCCTCCGGCTTGTAATCCAGCCCATTTTCACGCGTAAACTTGCGGGCAATGGCCGCCTTAAGTGCAGGCGTGCCATCTACGGGTGGATATTTGGTCTGCCCGGCCAAGGCTGCCTGATGGGCAGCCTCCACCACGGCAGGCGGCGTGGCAAAATCCGGCTCCCCCAACGCAAGGGAGATAACGGGCTTGCCCTCCGCCTTAAGGGCGCGTGCACGGCGTGCCATTTCAATAGTGGCAGGCGCAGGCAAACCTTTTAGTCTGTTCGCAAAAGACCGCGCCATATTTTACAGCAGCCCTTTGCAAAAACGTTGAATACGCGTGCAGGCTTCTCGCAGGCTAT contains:
- the tsf gene encoding translation elongation factor Ts, producing the protein MAAITAALVKDLREKTGAGMMDCKKALNEANGDIEAAIDWLRTKGLAAAAKKSGRVAAEGLVGVASADKVAAMVEVNAETDFVARNESFQNFVESVAKVALKVGEDLEAIKAATLETGRTVADELTHLVATIGENMTLRRARVFTVPSGVVATYVHGALRPGLGKIGVLAAVEAPTADEAIEQLGRQVGMHVAATRPSALDVSSLDPAEVERERAVLIEQSRASGKPEAIIEKMVEGRIRKFYEEVVLLEQVWVHDGETRVKDVLKKAGVKLVGFDRFQLGEGIEKEADDFAAEVAKVAGV
- the rpsB gene encoding 30S ribosomal protein S2; this encodes MAMPDFTLRQLLEAGVHFGHHTRRWNPRMAPYLFGVRNQVHIIDLQQTVGLLDRALQAIRNTVAGGGRVLFVGTKRAAQDPIAEAARRCGQYYVNHRWLGGMLTNWKTIQGSIKRLRGIEETLDGATAGLTKKEILDMTRQRDKLERSLGGIKEMGGLPDILFVIDTNKEKLAIEEANKLGIPVVAILDSNSDPRGVTFPIPGNDDAIRAIGLYCDLVSSAVLDGISAELGASGQDIGAAEELPVEPALEAAPAAAAPAAEAPAPAAS
- a CDS encoding aromatic ring-hydroxylating oxygenase subunit alpha: MLVEEAKGKQADGSNTPHYDLRQIDCDPNFWYPVAWSHKVRPGKAFAARYAGHPIALIRPEYGPVYALEDRCAHRQVPLSKGVVDDKGCVKCCYHGWAFDRAGKCVTVPYLNKEGVGRPVKSYPCREKSGLIFIFPGDPALADKVPVPDVAQVGNPEYKTRMFSPRLKCHYTFMHENLMDMNHQFLHRRQMGSITARFLGQDKGDDFLEARYSFARKGGNQPLAEALIFGKHHDFEGREQPVEEVVSIRTTYPYQTLQIHDKDGDLIMDLWTSYVPLGETQQVTQAFGLLSVKKPKWNFLLNLAWPALGIFTHRIFEEDREIVEMEQNAWRELGGDHNVEVFPVVKSLRALLARSGVPNKYAHPVETASQSEDAA
- a CDS encoding aminotransferase class IV, whose protein sequence is MSVVWLNGKIYPAEQATISPLDRGVTLGDGLFETLRVKNKTVLHFILHYQRLCNGAWVLDMPVPTQDDALQAVQEFLAQAGFENGSIRLTVTRGVAPRGLLPPEHCKPTVFITGTAGNFREQSVRMCVSTLVRRDERSPLSRIKSLSYLPGVVARQEADRKGCDDAFLLNMQGRIAESTISNVVVQTEEGLITPPVTEGVLPGIARRLLLDAGVVQERVVTYTDIVKAQGVYLTNSLSLRVVTHLDGKQIAYHPESYRKIRDILEK
- a CDS encoding anthranilate synthase component I family protein yields the protein MVQIRELQWKNPDAVLSVWGNQPWCAFLDSGGKIDNRSRWQIFCHRPCHTVVAWPYEIEVDGTKQPFVSAGHVFETLRVFHNELKEGANRTRPQDIPFWGGLVGFASYQTGMMLEGVFSRHKDQNTPLLAAGVYDHAFIWDRFEKRVFLAGTSKFFADSAHVAQSISEWNKLPEHAALCKILTTTQFVADQSHHAYCQSIAQTRDYIAAGDIFQANITCRHTAEIDESLPSVEVYRALRQQIPAPFAAYLSCGPDFALLSASPERFLKVDANGCVSSRPIKGTAPRGQTPEEDAFWRKTLLHDEKERAENLMIVDLMRHDIGRMAQIGSMHVPDLLEVEQFPHVHHLVSEVRGKLLPNKDVFDLLKVTLPPGSVTGAPKYRAMQIIDELEASTRGAYCGTVFCIGADGSMDSSVIIRSLERFKNCLSIGVGGGVTILSDPEKEYEEMRLKFAPFQKFWGQE